One genomic region from Knoellia sp. p5-6-4 encodes:
- a CDS encoding YajQ family cyclic di-GMP-binding protein, translating to MADSSFDIVSKVDKQEVDNALNQAAKEVGQRYDFRGVGASIEWSGDNVLIKANTAERVLAVVDVFETKLVRRGVSLKSIDFGDKEPKPSGKEYRLEGPLKEGISQENAKKISKIIRDEGPKSVKATIQGDELRVVSKSRDDLQAVQALLKGKDLDVALQFTNYR from the coding sequence ATGGCAGACAGCTCGTTCGACATCGTCAGCAAGGTGGACAAGCAGGAGGTCGACAACGCGCTGAACCAGGCGGCCAAGGAGGTCGGCCAGCGCTACGACTTCCGAGGCGTCGGCGCCTCCATCGAGTGGAGCGGCGACAACGTGCTCATCAAGGCCAACACCGCCGAGCGTGTGCTGGCCGTGGTCGACGTCTTCGAGACCAAGCTGGTGCGCCGCGGCGTCTCGCTGAAGTCGATCGACTTCGGTGACAAGGAGCCGAAGCCGTCGGGCAAGGAGTACCGCCTCGAGGGCCCGCTCAAGGAGGGCATCTCGCAGGAGAACGCCAAGAAGATCTCCAAGATCATCCGCGACGAGGGCCCCAAGTCGGTCAAGGCCACGATCCAGGGCGACGAGCTGCGCGTGGTCAGCAAGTCCCGCGACGACCTCCAGGCCGTGCAGGCGCTGCTGAAGGGCAAGGACCTCGACGTCGCCCTGCAGTTCACCAACTACCGCTGA
- a CDS encoding AI-2E family transporter, which produces MHTVRVLLVPANVWRVGLTLAALVALLALLRFVLADGGSVLFTVVMAWFLSLAMEPAVRRLSTRMPRGVATALVMVAAGLLSLGFLVAFGSLAVEQAATLLRGLPSMIESVLGWVNRRLGTDYSSSDLLSSIRLTPEDAANYAQDVLGGLWTVLGSLATGVFGFFAIILLSFYLSADGPRLRTWLAGLMPARPQRIFLSVWDLSTAKTAGYVSARLVLAVINGTTSALVFLLIGLPSWLALGLWTGVVAQFVPTIGTYISIVLPVLVGLASPQPWTGIAALAWGVLYQQVENLTFEPRISARAVNLHPAVAFGSVMLGSALFGVGGALLAIPVTAMLLAAVDAYVQRPHDTTDLVAGELVTSRDSAEEAEELPGHPT; this is translated from the coding sequence GTGCACACGGTCCGGGTGCTGCTGGTCCCGGCCAACGTGTGGCGGGTCGGGCTGACGCTGGCAGCGTTGGTCGCCCTGTTGGCGCTCCTGCGCTTCGTGCTCGCCGACGGCGGCTCGGTGCTCTTCACCGTGGTGATGGCCTGGTTCCTCTCCCTCGCCATGGAGCCTGCGGTCAGGCGCCTGTCCACCCGTATGCCGCGTGGCGTCGCGACCGCGCTGGTGATGGTCGCCGCGGGACTGCTGTCGCTGGGGTTCCTGGTCGCCTTCGGCAGCCTCGCCGTCGAGCAGGCGGCCACCCTGCTGCGCGGCCTGCCGAGCATGATCGAGTCGGTGCTGGGCTGGGTGAACCGCCGCCTGGGCACCGACTACAGCTCCTCGGACCTGCTGTCCTCGATCCGGCTCACCCCCGAGGACGCCGCCAACTACGCCCAGGACGTGCTCGGTGGGCTCTGGACCGTGCTGGGCTCACTCGCGACCGGCGTCTTCGGGTTCTTCGCCATCATCCTGCTGAGCTTCTACCTCTCGGCCGACGGGCCGCGGCTGCGGACGTGGCTGGCCGGTCTGATGCCTGCGCGACCCCAGCGGATCTTCCTCAGCGTGTGGGACCTGTCGACGGCCAAGACGGCGGGCTACGTCTCGGCCCGACTGGTGCTGGCGGTCATCAACGGCACCACCTCGGCGCTGGTGTTCCTGCTCATCGGCCTGCCCTCGTGGCTCGCCCTCGGGCTCTGGACCGGCGTGGTCGCCCAGTTCGTCCCCACGATCGGCACCTACATCTCGATCGTGCTCCCCGTCCTGGTGGGCCTGGCGAGCCCCCAGCCCTGGACCGGCATCGCGGCACTGGCCTGGGGCGTCCTCTACCAGCAGGTCGAGAACCTCACCTTCGAGCCGAGGATCAGCGCCCGCGCCGTCAACCTGCATCCCGCCGTGGCCTTCGGCTCGGTGATGCTGGGGTCGGCCCTCTTCGGCGTCGGGGGTGCCCTGCTCGCGATCCCGGTCACCGCGATGCTCCTGGCCGCCGTCGACGCGTACGTGCAGCGGCCCCACGACACGACGGACCTGGTGGCGGGAGAGCTCGTGACGAGCCGTGACTCGGCCGAGGAGGCGGAGGAGCTGCCGGGCCACCCGACGTGA